The following coding sequences are from one Pseudonocardia sp. HH130630-07 window:
- the nuoF gene encoding NADH-quinone oxidoreductase subunit NuoF yields MSSPDPTTPATTTPDPLTPVLTRRWLAPRSWSIDTYERLDGYTSLRTAFAAHPDQLIALVKESGLRGRGGAGFPTGMKWGFIPQDDGSGTGPGAKPKYLVINADEGEPGTCKDIPTMMADPHSLIEGCIVTSYAIRANFCAIYVRGEALHCIRRLRAAVREAKERGYLGRDILGSGFDLEIVVHAGAGAYICGEETALLDSLEGRRGQPRLKPPFPATAGLYACPTVVNNVETIASVPAIVNGGSGWFRSMGREKSPGPKIYSISGHVERPGQYEAPLGITLRELLELAGGMKDGIPLKFWTPGGSSTPMFTADHLDVPLDFEGAAEAGSMLGTTAVQVFNETVSVPWAVMKWTEFYKHESCGKCTPCREGTYWLVQVLQRMVRHEGTATDIDTLLDVCDNILGRSFCALGDGATSPITSGIQYFRQEFLDLIAEQPAEDTVERSPAELSGASA; encoded by the coding sequence ATGAGCTCGCCCGACCCCACCACACCGGCCACGACCACGCCGGACCCGCTCACGCCCGTCCTCACCCGGCGGTGGCTGGCCCCGCGGTCCTGGTCGATCGACACCTACGAGCGCCTGGACGGCTACACGTCGCTGCGCACCGCCTTCGCCGCACACCCCGACCAGCTCATCGCGCTGGTCAAGGAGTCCGGCCTGCGCGGCCGCGGCGGCGCGGGCTTCCCGACCGGGATGAAGTGGGGCTTCATCCCGCAGGACGACGGCAGCGGGACCGGCCCCGGCGCCAAGCCCAAGTACCTGGTGATCAACGCCGACGAGGGCGAGCCGGGTACCTGCAAGGACATCCCGACGATGATGGCCGACCCGCACTCGCTCATCGAGGGCTGCATCGTCACGAGCTACGCGATCCGGGCCAACTTCTGCGCCATCTACGTCCGCGGTGAGGCGCTGCACTGCATCCGCAGGCTGCGGGCCGCCGTCCGGGAGGCGAAGGAGCGCGGCTACCTCGGGCGCGACATCCTCGGGTCCGGCTTCGACCTGGAGATCGTGGTGCACGCCGGTGCGGGCGCCTACATCTGCGGCGAGGAGACGGCGCTGCTCGACTCGCTGGAGGGCCGGCGCGGCCAGCCGCGGCTCAAGCCGCCGTTCCCGGCGACGGCCGGGCTCTACGCCTGCCCGACCGTGGTGAACAACGTCGAGACCATCGCGAGCGTCCCGGCGATCGTCAACGGCGGCTCGGGCTGGTTCCGGTCGATGGGCCGGGAGAAGTCCCCGGGCCCGAAGATCTACTCGATCTCCGGGCACGTCGAGCGGCCCGGCCAGTACGAGGCCCCGCTGGGCATCACCCTGCGGGAGCTCCTGGAGCTGGCCGGCGGGATGAAGGACGGGATCCCGCTCAAGTTCTGGACCCCGGGCGGCTCCTCGACGCCGATGTTCACCGCCGATCACCTCGACGTCCCGCTGGACTTCGAGGGCGCCGCCGAGGCCGGCTCCATGCTGGGGACGACCGCGGTGCAGGTCTTCAACGAGACCGTCTCGGTGCCGTGGGCGGTCATGAAGTGGACCGAGTTCTACAAGCACGAGAGCTGCGGCAAGTGCACCCCGTGCCGGGAGGGCACCTACTGGCTGGTGCAGGTGCTGCAGCGGATGGTGCGCCACGAGGGCACCGCGACCGACATCGACACCCTCCTCGACGTCTGCGACAACATCCTCGGGCGCTCGTTCTGCGCGCTCGGGGACGGCGCGACGAGCCCGATCACCAGCGGCATCCAGTACTTCCGCCAGGAGTTCCTCGACCTCATCGCGGAACAGCCCGCCGAGGACACGGTCGAGCGTTCTCCTGCCGAGCTGAGCGGAGCCTCCGCATGA
- a CDS encoding NADH-quinone oxidoreductase subunit G, translating to MTIAPDETTETPVPEGHVRLTIDGQVVDAPKGELLIRTCERLGIVIPRFCDHPLLDPAGACRQCLVEVEMGGRPMPKPQASCTMTVADGMVVKTQHTSERADKAQQGVMELLLVNHPLDCPICDKGGECPLQNQAMAHGRSDSRFEEKKRTFPKPLPISSQVLLDRERCVLCQRCTRFSEEIAGDPFIDLLERGANQQIGIADGQPFQSYFSGNTIQICPVGALTSAAYRFRSRPFDLRSTPGTCEHCSSGCSMRTDSRRGTVLRRLAGNDPEVNEEWLCDKGRFAFRYQGSAGRITRPMVRRENGELTETSWTEALQIAADGLLAARAGAGIGVLPGGRLTVEDAYAYAKFARVAARTHDVDFRARPHSAEELDFLAAHVVGGTPDDAVTFQRIEDAPAVLTVGTDPEEESGIVFLRLRKAWRKKGLRHFQVAPFTSVGAEKTGATVLHAVPGAEAAVVADPGADVVAALELPGTVILVGDRAAESPGLYSAVSALAARTGAAIGWLPRRAGDRGAVEAGALPTLLPGGRPVTDAAARADVERTWGLGAGALPATPGRDADAILAAAAVGELAALVVGGVDPDDTADPQAARTALREVGFLVSLEIHTSAVTELADVVLPVAPDAQRSGSYLNWEGRRRPFGVALDATGVLPDCRVLDTLAVEMDADLFTQTPAAAAGELERLGTRRAGTTAPAHPAAPVRVPGYGQAVLATSRQMVDDASLAVDEPALAGTARRPYVKVNPATAARLGLVEGDDATVRTERGAITLPVALTDLPDGVVWLPTSSRGSHVRPTLGARHGDLVGVGPAGGNGSAS from the coding sequence ATGACCATCGCACCGGACGAGACGACCGAGACGCCGGTCCCGGAGGGGCACGTCCGTCTCACCATCGACGGCCAGGTCGTCGACGCGCCCAAGGGCGAGCTGCTGATCCGCACCTGCGAGCGGCTCGGCATCGTGATCCCGCGGTTCTGCGACCACCCGCTGCTCGACCCGGCCGGTGCCTGCCGGCAGTGCCTGGTCGAGGTCGAGATGGGCGGCCGGCCGATGCCGAAGCCGCAGGCCAGCTGCACGATGACGGTCGCCGACGGCATGGTCGTCAAGACCCAGCACACCTCCGAGCGCGCGGACAAGGCGCAGCAGGGTGTGATGGAGCTGCTGCTCGTCAACCACCCGCTGGACTGCCCGATCTGCGACAAGGGCGGCGAGTGCCCGCTGCAGAACCAGGCGATGGCGCACGGCCGGTCCGACTCGCGCTTCGAGGAGAAGAAGCGGACCTTCCCGAAGCCGCTGCCGATCTCCAGCCAGGTCCTGCTGGACCGCGAGCGCTGCGTGCTCTGCCAGCGGTGCACCCGGTTCTCCGAGGAGATCGCCGGTGACCCGTTCATCGACCTGCTGGAGCGCGGTGCGAACCAGCAGATCGGGATCGCCGACGGGCAGCCGTTCCAGTCCTACTTCTCCGGCAACACCATCCAGATCTGCCCGGTCGGCGCGCTGACCAGCGCCGCCTACCGGTTCCGGTCGCGCCCGTTCGACCTGCGCTCCACCCCCGGGACCTGCGAGCACTGCAGCTCCGGCTGCTCGATGCGGACCGACTCCCGGCGCGGCACGGTGCTGCGCCGCCTGGCCGGCAACGACCCGGAGGTCAACGAGGAGTGGCTCTGCGACAAGGGCCGCTTCGCCTTCCGCTACCAGGGCAGCGCAGGCCGGATCACCCGGCCGATGGTGCGCCGGGAGAACGGTGAGCTGACCGAGACCTCCTGGACCGAGGCGCTGCAGATCGCCGCGGACGGGCTGCTCGCGGCCCGCGCCGGCGCCGGGATCGGCGTGCTGCCCGGGGGGCGGCTCACCGTCGAGGACGCCTACGCCTACGCCAAGTTCGCCCGGGTCGCCGCCCGCACCCACGACGTCGACTTCCGGGCCCGGCCGCACTCGGCCGAGGAGCTGGACTTCCTGGCCGCGCACGTGGTCGGCGGCACCCCGGACGACGCCGTGACCTTCCAGCGGATCGAGGACGCCCCGGCGGTCCTCACCGTCGGCACCGATCCCGAGGAGGAGTCCGGGATCGTCTTCCTCCGGCTGCGCAAGGCGTGGCGGAAGAAGGGCCTGCGGCACTTCCAGGTCGCACCGTTCACCTCGGTCGGCGCGGAGAAGACCGGCGCCACCGTGCTGCACGCGGTGCCCGGTGCGGAGGCCGCCGTGGTGGCCGACCCGGGTGCCGACGTCGTGGCGGCGCTGGAGCTGCCGGGCACGGTGATCCTGGTCGGGGACCGGGCCGCGGAGTCGCCCGGTCTCTACTCGGCGGTCTCGGCGCTGGCCGCGCGGACCGGTGCGGCGATCGGCTGGCTGCCGCGCCGGGCCGGGGACCGCGGTGCGGTCGAGGCCGGCGCGCTGCCGACCCTGCTGCCCGGCGGGCGCCCCGTGACCGACGCCGCCGCCCGCGCCGACGTCGAGCGGACCTGGGGCCTCGGGGCCGGTGCGCTGCCCGCGACCCCGGGCCGCGACGCCGACGCCATCCTCGCCGCCGCGGCGGTCGGGGAGCTGGCCGCGCTGGTCGTGGGCGGGGTGGACCCGGACGACACGGCGGACCCGCAGGCCGCGCGCACCGCGCTGCGCGAGGTGGGCTTCCTGGTCAGCCTGGAGATCCACACCTCGGCGGTGACCGAGCTGGCCGACGTCGTCCTCCCGGTGGCACCGGACGCCCAGCGTTCGGGGAGCTACCTGAACTGGGAGGGCCGTCGTCGCCCGTTCGGCGTCGCGCTGGACGCCACCGGCGTGCTGCCCGACTGCCGGGTGCTGGACACCCTCGCCGTCGAGATGGACGCCGACCTGTTCACCCAGACCCCCGCGGCCGCGGCCGGTGAGCTGGAGCGGCTCGGCACCCGGCGTGCCGGTACGACGGCCCCGGCGCACCCCGCGGCTCCGGTCCGGGTGCCCGGCTACGGCCAGGCGGTGCTCGCCACCTCGCGCCAGATGGTGGACGACGCCTCGCTCGCCGTCGACGAGCCGGCGCTGGCCGGTACGGCGCGCCGCCCGTACGTGAAGGTCAACCCGGCCACCGCGGCCCGGCTCGGCCTCGTCGAGGGCGACGACGCGACGGTCCGCACCGAGCGCGGGGCGATCACCCTGCCGGTCGCGCTGACCGACCTGCCCGACGGCGTCGTCTGGCTGCCGACCTCGTCGCGCGGCTCGCACGTCCGGCCGACCCTCGGGGCCCGGCACGGTGACCTGGTCGGCGTGGGGCCGGCCGGCGGAAACGGAAGTGCGTCGTGA
- the nuoH gene encoding NADH-quinone oxidoreductase subunit NuoH: MTRTQELLADDPIWLILIKVVGLFALGVVLTLFMINWERKVVGRMQHRPGPNRTGPGGWLQSLADGLKLAFKEDIMPAMADKKVYFIAPVISTIPAFVAFSVIPFGGEVTIFGEPTALQLVDVPVGVLVVLACSSIGVYGIVLGGWASGSPYSLLGALRSAAQVISYEIALGLSVVGVVLYAGSMSTATIVEAQASGWFAVLLVPSFVVFVISMVGETNRAPFDLPEAESELVGGFHTEYSSLKFALFFLAEYVNMVTVSAMAVTLFLGGGMWPWPLSFLNEYGWMQFVAFIVKVLLFLFVFIWLRGTLPRFRYDQFMKLGWKVLVPVMLVWIVAIFGIRTFQNTGGNNVVLLLSLIGFALAVVLTVAFLLPDRQVEPPSVEPASDYPVPPLDLKVPASPPKRRRTVGAGRENK, encoded by the coding sequence CTGACCCGTACCCAGGAACTGCTCGCCGACGACCCGATCTGGCTGATCCTGATCAAGGTGGTCGGGCTCTTCGCCCTCGGCGTCGTGCTCACCCTGTTCATGATCAACTGGGAGCGCAAGGTCGTCGGCCGGATGCAGCACCGGCCCGGCCCGAACCGGACCGGCCCCGGCGGCTGGCTGCAGAGCCTCGCCGACGGGCTGAAGCTGGCGTTCAAGGAAGACATCATGCCGGCCATGGCCGACAAGAAGGTCTACTTCATCGCCCCGGTGATCTCGACGATCCCGGCGTTCGTCGCCTTCTCGGTGATCCCGTTCGGCGGCGAGGTGACGATCTTCGGTGAGCCGACGGCGTTGCAGCTGGTGGACGTGCCGGTCGGGGTGCTGGTCGTGCTGGCCTGCTCGTCGATCGGGGTGTACGGGATCGTGCTGGGCGGGTGGGCGTCCGGGTCGCCGTACTCGTTGCTGGGTGCGTTGCGCTCGGCGGCGCAGGTGATCTCCTACGAGATCGCGCTCGGGCTGTCGGTGGTCGGCGTGGTGCTCTACGCCGGGTCGATGTCGACGGCGACGATCGTCGAGGCGCAGGCGTCGGGCTGGTTCGCGGTCCTGCTGGTGCCGAGTTTCGTGGTGTTCGTGATCTCGATGGTGGGGGAGACCAACCGGGCGCCGTTCGACCTGCCGGAGGCGGAGTCGGAGCTGGTGGGCGGGTTCCACACCGAGTACTCGTCGCTGAAGTTCGCGCTGTTCTTCCTGGCCGAGTACGTGAACATGGTGACGGTCTCGGCGATGGCGGTGACGCTGTTCCTGGGGGGCGGGATGTGGCCGTGGCCGCTGTCGTTCCTCAACGAGTACGGGTGGATGCAGTTCGTCGCGTTCATCGTGAAGGTGTTGCTGTTCCTGTTCGTGTTCATCTGGCTGCGGGGGACGCTGCCGCGGTTCCGGTACGACCAGTTCATGAAGCTGGGCTGGAAGGTCCTGGTCCCGGTGATGCTGGTGTGGATCGTGGCGATCTTCGGGATCCGCACGTTCCAGAACACCGGTGGGAACAACGTGGTGCTGCTGCTGTCGCTGATCGGGTTCGCGCTGGCGGTGGTGCTGACGGTGGCGTTCCTGTTGCCGGACCGGCAGGTGGAACCGCCGTCGGTGGAACCGGCGTCGGACTACCCGGTCCCGCCGCTGGACCTGAAGGTGCCCGCATCGCCCCCCAAGCGCCGCCGGACCGTCGGTGCCGGAAGGGAGAACAAGTAG
- the nuoI gene encoding NADH-quinone oxidoreductase subunit NuoI, with protein sequence MFDFFKGFGVTFSTMFKKVVTEEYPEDFPPAAPRYHGRHQLNRHPDGLEKCVGCELCAWACPADAIYVEGGDNTEEARYSPSERYGAIYQINYLRCIGCGLCIEACPTRSLTMTNFYELADDNRQDLIYTKEQLMAPLLPGMEQPPHPMRLGEDEQDYYVSGPTLAVSSPSGAAGQDQTGEQTR encoded by the coding sequence ATGTTCGACTTCTTCAAGGGATTCGGCGTCACCTTCTCGACGATGTTCAAGAAGGTCGTCACCGAGGAGTACCCCGAGGACTTCCCGCCCGCCGCGCCGCGTTACCACGGCCGGCACCAGCTCAACCGGCACCCGGACGGGCTGGAGAAGTGCGTCGGCTGCGAGCTGTGCGCCTGGGCCTGCCCGGCCGACGCGATCTACGTCGAGGGCGGCGACAACACCGAGGAGGCGCGGTACTCCCCGAGTGAGCGCTACGGCGCGATCTACCAGATCAACTACCTGCGGTGCATCGGCTGCGGCCTGTGCATCGAGGCCTGCCCGACCCGCTCGCTGACCATGACGAACTTCTACGAGCTGGCCGACGACAACCGGCAGGACCTCATCTACACCAAGGAGCAGCTCATGGCTCCGCTGCTGCCGGGCATGGAGCAGCCGCCGCACCCGATGCGGCTCGGCGAGGACGAGCAGGACTACTACGTCTCCGGGCCCACGCTGGCCGTGTCCTCCCCGTCCGGGGCGGCCGGCCAGGACCAGACCGGGGAGCAGACCCGATGA